One window of the Janthinobacterium sp. PAMC25594 genome contains the following:
- a CDS encoding type IV pilus twitching motility protein PilT, with amino-acid sequence MDISELLAFSVSNKASDLHLSSGLPPMIRVHGDVRRLNVAPLEHKEVHSMIYDIMNDSQRKAYEEALECDFSFEIPGLARFRVNAYNQERGASAVLRTIPSKVLSLEELNAPRIFGELAMRPRGLVLVTGPTGSGKSTTLAAMVNHVNERLNHHILTIEDPIEFVHEPKKCLINQREVGSHTHSFSNALRSALREDPDVILVGELRDLETIRLALTAAETGHLVFGTLHTSSAAKSIDRIIDVFPAEEKEMVRAMLSESLQAVISQNLLKTKDGAGRVAAHEIMLATPAVRNLIREAKVAQMYSAIQTGSNVGMQTLDQCLSDLVRRGTITAETARAAAKVPENFPG; translated from the coding sequence ATGGACATCTCCGAATTACTCGCTTTCTCCGTCAGCAACAAGGCTTCCGACTTGCACCTGTCTTCCGGCCTGCCGCCGATGATACGGGTCCATGGCGACGTGCGCCGCCTGAACGTGGCGCCGCTCGAGCACAAGGAAGTGCACAGCATGATCTACGACATCATGAACGACAGCCAGCGCAAGGCCTATGAAGAAGCGCTGGAATGCGATTTTTCGTTCGAGATTCCCGGCCTGGCCCGTTTCCGCGTCAACGCCTACAACCAGGAACGGGGTGCTTCGGCCGTGCTGCGCACGATTCCCTCGAAAGTGCTGAGTCTGGAAGAACTGAACGCGCCGCGCATATTCGGCGAGCTGGCCATGCGCCCACGGGGACTCGTGCTGGTGACGGGGCCGACGGGTTCGGGCAAGTCGACCACCCTGGCGGCGATGGTGAACCACGTCAACGAACGCCTGAACCACCATATTCTGACCATCGAAGACCCGATCGAATTCGTGCATGAACCGAAAAAATGCCTGATCAACCAGCGCGAAGTCGGGTCGCATACGCATTCGTTCAGCAACGCGCTGCGCTCGGCCCTGCGCGAAGACCCGGACGTGATTTTAGTGGGCGAATTGCGCGACCTGGAAACCATCCGCCTGGCGCTGACGGCGGCCGAGACGGGCCACCTGGTGTTCGGCACCCTGCACACCTCGTCGGCGGCGAAGTCGATCGACCGCATCATCGACGTCTTCCCCGCCGAGGAAAAGGAAATGGTGCGCGCCATGCTGTCCGAATCCTTGCAAGCCGTCATTTCACAGAACTTGCTCAAAACCAAAGATGGCGCGGGCCGCGTGGCCGCGCATGAAATCATGCTGGCCACGCCGGCCGTGCGCAACCTGATCCGCGAAGCAAAAGTGGCGCAGATGTATTCAGCCATCCAGACGGGCAGCAATGTCGGCATGCAGACCCTGGACCAGTGCCTGTCCGACCTGGTGCGGCGCGGCACGATTACGGCGGAGACGGCCCGCGCGGCCGCCAAGGTTCCCGAAAACTTCCCCGGATAA
- a CDS encoding PilT/PilU family type 4a pilus ATPase: protein MQTNHEHDGAMHALLAQMRARGGSDLFITAGFPPAIKLDGKLMPLAGAALDAQQAAGYVRAVMNERQAAEFASSREANFAISPDGLGRFRVSAFVQMGQAGMVLRLINTAIPTLDGLGLPAILQDIVMSKRGLVIMVGATGCGKSTTLAAMLGHRNAHSHGHIITIEDPVEFIHPHGNCIVTQREVGVDTDDWATALKNTLRQAPDVIQIGEIRDRETMDHAIAFAETGHLCLATLHANNANQALDRIINFFPEERRQQLLMDLSLNLKGMISQRLIPNKEGGGRKAALEILLNSPLMSDLIFKGQVHEIKELMKKSREHGMQTFDQALFDLHEAGAISHEDALRNADSVNDLRLAIKLKGATAPEPAPQTGATTLGLL, encoded by the coding sequence ATGCAGACCAACCACGAACACGATGGCGCCATGCACGCGCTGCTGGCGCAGATGCGCGCACGGGGCGGCTCGGACCTGTTCATCACGGCCGGCTTTCCGCCCGCCATCAAGCTCGACGGCAAGCTGATGCCGCTGGCGGGCGCCGCGCTCGATGCGCAGCAGGCGGCCGGCTACGTGCGCGCCGTCATGAACGAACGCCAGGCGGCCGAGTTCGCGTCCAGCCGCGAAGCCAATTTCGCCATCAGCCCGGACGGCCTCGGCCGTTTCCGCGTGTCCGCCTTCGTGCAGATGGGCCAGGCAGGCATGGTCTTGCGATTGATCAATACCGCCATCCCCACCCTCGATGGATTGGGCCTGCCCGCCATCCTGCAAGACATCGTGATGAGCAAGCGGGGCCTCGTCATCATGGTGGGCGCCACGGGCTGCGGCAAGTCGACCACCTTGGCCGCCATGCTGGGCCACCGCAACGCGCACAGCCACGGCCACATCATCACCATCGAAGACCCCGTGGAATTCATCCATCCGCACGGCAACTGCATCGTCACCCAGCGCGAGGTGGGCGTCGATACGGATGACTGGGCCACGGCCCTGAAAAACACCCTGCGCCAGGCGCCCGACGTGATCCAGATCGGCGAGATCCGCGACCGCGAGACCATGGACCACGCCATCGCATTCGCCGAGACGGGCCATCTGTGCCTGGCGACCCTGCACGCGAACAACGCCAACCAGGCGCTGGACCGCATCATCAATTTCTTCCCCGAAGAGCGGCGCCAGCAACTGCTGATGGATCTGTCGCTCAATTTGAAGGGCATGATTTCGCAGCGGCTGATCCCCAACAAGGAAGGCGGCGGGCGCAAGGCGGCGCTGGAAATCCTGCTCAATTCGCCGCTGATGAGCGACCTGATCTTCAAGGGCCAGGTGCACGAGATCAAGGAGCTGATGAAAAAATCGCGCGAGCACGGCATGCAGACGTTCGACCAGGCCCTGTTCGACCTGCACGAAGCGGGCGCCATCAGCCATGAAGACGCGCTGCGCAATGCCGATTCCGTCAACGACCTGCGCCTGGCGATCAAGCTCAAGGGCGCAACGGCGCCGGAACCGGCCCCGCAAACGGGCGCCACCACACTGGGACTCCTCTGA
- a CDS encoding glutathione peroxidase, translated as MSNIHDFQADALDGTPVDLARYKGKVLLIVNTASACGFTPQYQGLEALYREFHDQGLVVLGFPCNQFRQQEPGSNGEIKTFCEKNFGVTFPLFAKIDVNGPHTHPVFAQLKQAAPGIFGTQSIKWNFTKFLVRKDGSVFRRYATASKPASLAADIRQLLQE; from the coding sequence ATGAGCAACATCCACGATTTCCAGGCCGATGCGCTGGACGGCACGCCGGTCGACCTGGCACGCTACAAGGGCAAGGTACTACTGATCGTCAACACGGCCAGCGCCTGCGGTTTCACGCCGCAATACCAGGGCCTGGAAGCGCTGTACCGCGAATTTCACGACCAAGGCCTGGTCGTGCTGGGTTTTCCCTGCAATCAATTCCGCCAACAGGAACCGGGCTCGAACGGGGAAATCAAAACCTTTTGCGAGAAAAACTTCGGCGTCACCTTTCCCCTGTTTGCCAAGATCGACGTGAATGGTCCGCATACCCATCCCGTATTTGCGCAATTAAAACAGGCGGCGCCCGGCATATTCGGCACGCAGTCGATCAAATGGAATTTCACCAAGTTTTTAGTGCGCAAGGATGGCAGCGTATTTCGCCGCTACGCGACGGCCAGCAAACCGGCCAGCCTGGCGGCCGACATTCGGCAATTGCTACAGGAATAG
- a CDS encoding bifunctional diguanylate cyclase/phosphodiesterase — protein MGKYYLHGCGWEFIPASFFLFFFLILAVSAVRYHALLGTETALAKARYQSDARQLDLFLANSVLPLAVHADRHAMHDSVRQVLRSALPLNRSLASARWDTADGHVEVLADSKPGDTLATVPAWFARLAGINAIRSRLTVALPDGGDGILALHYTPGLPLAQVWQRVREQAILSGINIVLVFLLLGLILATHRRLLARLVQATDRFREGNFAVRLATGATPEAQAVSHSFNSMAGDVEELLTSLKTSQRQLGEQLNETVHMQQALQKLSWQNYNDVLTGLPNRAALAARFEQELFLARERQRLLAVCLFDLDHFQAINDRYGAEAGDEILKQVAGRLHDFTGQVHYAARLGGDEFVMLLCGQANIASIEQNVTQLLQELSRPYQCDQQALHMTASAGIAVYAGKDLNTESLLRHADHAVYQAKLTGRNQYHFFDTNLDEEVRTHHNQRTEVRQALINGELRLYYQPKVNMRAGTVVGMEALLRWQHARRDVLAPAQFLPLVEQTDLIIDIGEWVLRQALWQMQRWSAVGKHWVVSVNIAARHFQQPDFVSRLETILGEFPGVCASMLELEILESSALHDIEDVRRIIRACQALGITFALDDFGTGYSSMSYLKRLPANIVKIDQSFVRNMLNDRDDLHLVRAVIGLARSFSLTVIAEGVESVEHGARLIQLGCDLAQGYGIARPMPADAVLEWAHNFIPAPQWKTAQYSEVSI, from the coding sequence TTGGGAAAATATTATCTTCATGGATGCGGATGGGAATTTATTCCCGCCTCTTTCTTCCTATTTTTTTTCCTGATACTCGCCGTTTCCGCCGTTCGCTATCACGCCCTGCTCGGTACGGAAACGGCGCTGGCCAAGGCGCGCTACCAGAGCGATGCGCGGCAACTCGACCTGTTCCTGGCCAATAGCGTGCTGCCGCTGGCCGTGCACGCGGACAGACACGCGATGCATGACAGCGTGCGCCAGGTGCTGCGCAGCGCCCTGCCGCTGAACCGCAGCCTCGCCTCCGCGCGCTGGGATACGGCTGACGGGCATGTCGAAGTGCTGGCCGACAGCAAGCCTGGCGACACACTGGCCACGGTGCCCGCGTGGTTCGCGCGCCTGGCCGGCATCAATGCCATCCGCAGCCGCCTGACGGTGGCGCTGCCGGACGGCGGCGACGGCATCCTCGCCCTGCACTACACGCCCGGACTGCCACTGGCGCAAGTGTGGCAGCGGGTGCGCGAGCAAGCCATCCTCAGCGGCATCAATATCGTGCTGGTCTTCCTGCTGCTGGGCTTGATCCTGGCCACGCACCGCCGCTTGCTGGCGCGGCTGGTGCAAGCGACCGACCGCTTCCGCGAAGGCAACTTCGCCGTGCGGCTGGCAACCGGCGCCACGCCCGAAGCACAAGCCGTGTCGCACTCGTTCAACAGCATGGCCGGCGATGTCGAAGAGCTGTTGACGTCGCTCAAGACCAGCCAGCGCCAGCTGGGCGAACAACTGAACGAAACCGTGCACATGCAGCAGGCGCTGCAAAAACTGTCATGGCAAAACTACAATGATGTGCTGACGGGCTTGCCCAACCGTGCCGCGCTGGCCGCCCGCTTCGAACAGGAACTGTTCCTGGCGCGCGAACGCCAGCGCCTGCTGGCCGTCTGTCTGTTCGACCTCGACCACTTCCAGGCCATCAACGACCGTTACGGCGCCGAAGCGGGCGATGAAATCCTCAAGCAGGTGGCGGGCCGCCTGCACGATTTTACGGGCCAGGTCCATTACGCGGCGCGCCTGGGCGGCGATGAATTCGTCATGCTGCTGTGCGGCCAGGCCAATATCGCCAGCATCGAACAGAACGTCACGCAATTGCTGCAGGAACTGAGCCGCCCCTACCAGTGCGACCAGCAGGCGCTGCACATGACGGCCAGCGCCGGCATCGCCGTCTATGCGGGCAAGGACTTGAATACGGAAAGCCTGCTGCGCCACGCCGACCACGCCGTCTACCAGGCGAAATTGACGGGGCGCAACCAGTATCACTTCTTCGACACCAACCTCGACGAAGAAGTACGCACCCACCACAACCAGCGCACGGAAGTGCGCCAGGCCCTGATCAACGGCGAACTGCGGCTGTACTACCAGCCCAAGGTGAACATGCGCGCCGGCACCGTGGTGGGCATGGAAGCGCTGCTGCGCTGGCAGCATGCGCGCCGCGACGTGCTGGCGCCGGCGCAATTCCTGCCGCTGGTGGAGCAGACGGACCTGATCATCGACATCGGCGAATGGGTGCTGCGCCAGGCCCTGTGGCAGATGCAGCGCTGGAGCGCGGTCGGCAAGCACTGGGTGGTCAGCGTGAACATCGCGGCGCGCCACTTCCAGCAACCGGATTTCGTCTCGCGTCTGGAGACCATCCTCGGCGAGTTTCCCGGCGTGTGCGCCAGCATGCTGGAACTGGAAATCCTCGAATCGTCGGCCCTGCACGACATCGAGGACGTGCGCCGCATCATCCGCGCCTGCCAGGCGCTGGGCATCACGTTCGCGCTCGACGATTTCGGCACCGGCTATTCGTCGATGTCGTATTTGAAGCGCCTGCCGGCGAACATCGTCAAGATCGACCAGAGCTTCGTGCGCAACATGCTCAACGACCGCGACGACCTGCACCTGGTGCGCGCCGTCATCGGCCTGGCCCGTTCATTCAGCCTGACGGTGATCGCCGAAGGCGTGGAAAGCGTCGAACATGGCGCGCGCCTGATCCAGCTGGGCTGCGACCTGGCGCAAGGCTACGGCATCGCCCGCCCCATGCCGGCCGACGCCGTGCTGGAGTGGGCGCACAATTTCATCCCGGCGCCGCAATGGAAAACTGCGCAATACAGCGAAGTGTCTATTTGA